One genomic window of Pelmatolapia mariae isolate MD_Pm_ZW linkage group LG5, Pm_UMD_F_2, whole genome shotgun sequence includes the following:
- the gpr61l gene encoding probable G-protein coupled receptor, whose protein sequence is MADKTRSMLATVANHSVLNLTTAQWEPNPTVPADVGVVTSSQSQIKDLFGLFCMVTLNLIALLANTGVMVAIARAPHLKRFAFVCHLCAVDLLCAILLMPLGIISSSPFFGTVVFTVLECQVYIFLNVFLICLSILTITAISVERYFYIVHPMRYEVKMTINLAIGVMLLIWVKSVLLATVTLFGWPPYGPQSSIAAAHCSLHASHSRLRGVFAVLFSVVCFLAPAVVIFAVYCAVYKVARSAALQQAPAVTTWANASPAKDRSDSINSQTTMITTTRTLPQRLSPERAFSGGKAALTLVFIVGQFLVCWLPYFIFHLQMSLTGSMQSPGDLEEAVTWLAYSSFAVNPFFYGLLNRQIREELVKFRRCCLTQPVEFGASSQEGSFQENFLQFIQRTTSTAETRSNCANSSPQPSTNHTVDQVNKIPGQIPEEHA, encoded by the coding sequence ATGGCTGACAAGACCAGGTCCATGTTAGCCACTGTGGCAAATCATTCTgttctgaatcttacaaccgcCCAGTGGGAACCCAATCCTACCGTTCCTGCTGATGTGGGTGTTGTCACAAGCTCTCAGTCACAGATCAAAGATCTTTTCGGTTTGTTCTGCATGGTTACCCTCAACCTCATTGCTTTGTTGGCCAACACTGGTGTGATGGTGGCGATTGCTCGTGCGCCTCACCTTAAGAGGTTTGCCTTTGTGTGCCACCTGTGTGCAGTTGACTTGTTGTGTGCCATCCTCCTGATGCCTTTGGGGATCATATCCAGCTCGCCGTTCTTTGGAACTGTTGTGTTCACTGTTCTGGAGTGTCAGGTTTACATCTTTCTTAACGTTTTCCTCATTTGTCTGTCCATTCTCACCATCACAGCCATCAGTGTAGAACGTTATTTCTATATTGTACACCCAATGCGTTATGAAGTCAAGATGACCATCAATCTTGCTATTGGTGTCATGTTACTAATCTGGGTTAAGTCAGTTCTCTTGGCTACTGTCACACTGTTTGGATGGCCACCTTACGGACCTCAGAGCTCGATTGCAGCAGCTCACTGCTCTCTTCACGCGAGCCACAGTCGCCTAAGAGGAGTATTTGCAGTGCTCTTCAGTGTGGTTTGTTTCCTGGCTCCAGCAGTGGTCATCTTTGCTGTTTACTGTGCTGTGTACAAGGTGGCTCGTTCTGCAGCACTGCAGCAAGCCCCTGCAGTAAcaacatgggcaaatgcaagccCTGCCAAGGATCGCTCTGACTCCATCAACAGCCAGACTACCATGATCACTACCACCCGTACTCTGCCACAAAGACTTTCTCCAGAGAGGGCATTCAGTGGAGGCAAAGCTGCACTGACTTTGGTATTCATCGTAGGCCAGTTCCTGGTTTGTTGGTTGCCCTACTTCATCTTCCACCTGCAGATGTCTCTGACTGGTTCCATGCAGAGCCCTGGGGACTTGGAGGAAGCTGTCACCTGGCTGGCCTACTCCTCTTTTGCTGTCAACCCATTCTTCTATGGCCTGTTGAACAGACAGATCAGAGAGGAGCTGGTAAAGTTTAGACGTTGCTGCCTTACACAGCCTGTGGAGTTTGGGGCATCAAGCCAAGAGGGTTCGTTTCAGGAAAACTTCCTGCAGTTCATCCAAAGAACCACTAGTACAGCTGAAACTCGATCCAACTGTGCCAACTCCAGTCCCCAACCATCCACTAACCATACTGTGGACCAAGTAAATAAAATACCTGGACAAATACCAGAGGAGCATGCTTAA